The segment TGGTATCACTGGATTCATTGAGGAAAAACATCCAACAGGGTGTACACATGTATGTTTATGGTTTGTACAAGAAATCTTGTTTTGCCAGCAAGAAAAGGTGCGCATGATGACAATGAACTTTGGCCATGGAATGATGGAACACTCACACCAATCCAGCCTGCAGCTGCAGGCAAGTGTGCCCTGCAGTTAGGGGGTGAGGTCCCCGTGCTCCGCATCCGGCCAGTTCGTGTAGCTGCCTGATGCGCGCCTGTCTTTCCTTCTGTGGCTGCAGAAGCCCAAGCGCTCAGCTCCACTTGCCAACCACATCCTGAATTCCTGATGAACCCCTCCGTGGTCCATGCAGCGATGTTCCTCCTGCGTGTGCACTGCTGTGCGCCTGCACTGGAACGGACTCAGCATGAAACGGAGTTTTCCGTTTCCTGTTGCagacaggcaggcaggcagaagCCTACAACGTCCTGTGACACTGGCACCACGTGAGGATGAGGCCAAAGCACTGATACAAGATCACAATTGCAAGACCGTCCTTTGCAGTACCGcgcaatttttttttcttttttagaaaACCATTTGCAGTGCGCGTTAGTTAGATCTGAGGTTCTGAACCAACCAACCATGGTCCGTTACAGCAGCAGTTTGGAGCAGAAATTCCCGTGTCTCTGCTGGACGTAACGATTATTAAAAACGAAGACTTCTAACAGTACCAGTGGCACAGCTGGTGCCAATCATGAGGCGGCCATGAAAGCATGAACAGCAACAGGTCTCAACAGTAAGCTGTAAGTAATTCCACATGGACGCTGCAGCCTGAAACCATCGCAGAAAGGCCGATCAAATGCAATCAACCAAGGTTTGGCTCACATGGCGGGGCATGTGACGCGATTCCCTGTGCGAAAGCAGCGACGAGGGATGGAGTCTTTGCTGGAAAACGCAACATGCGCCAGTGCCATATCCCAGATGTCCTCTGGGAAAAGTCGTCTTTATGGGATACCTAAACCAATCATGAATTTCGGGTAGGTGCCCTCAATAACATGAAACCAAATATGCCGGATAGGGCGTTCAAAAATTGgcattttcatttgtttgtggtagttattgtctaaccatgaactaactaggcttcatctcgtcaattccgatcaaactgtacaattagtttttattttcgtttatatttaatactctatgcatgcgtataaagattcgatgtaacgagaaatcttgaaaaattttacgtGGAAGTAaaaccttgtttagatgtgaaaatacTTTAGAttttgttactgtagcactttcgtttgtttatggcaaatattgtccaatcatagactaactaggatcaaaagatttatctcgcgatttacagtttttatttttatctatatttaaagcttcatgcatgtaccacaagattcgatgtgacagaaaatcttaaaaactttttaattttcaggatgaactaaacaaggcccgggaGCACAATAACATGTGAGCAAAAACTGTTGCAGGATTCGCGTATCGTGTCCTGGTCTTCAGTACCGTGGAAGCCACCACAAGAGCATGTCCAGTAGAGCTCAAGCCATCCGAACAGAAATCTGTCATTTGATAGGCATGACGCTCTACAACTACCTCAGAACCAAGAAGTGGTCGTCAGCTTTGAAGATCGGCGTTCCAACATCAAAAGCCACAAGTTTACAAATGAAGCCCTCAGTATTTTAGGGGACTTGAACACAGTGAGCCAAAAAAACGAGTCAAAACAATCAAGGTTACCAGCTGAGATACAGAATACTTCACTTTAATGAACGCAGACACGGTCCCTAAACTACCTAAGTTGCATTCtcgtttatttttgacactacaGTTGCTATGTGCTATCAAAGCGAGGGCCCCATCCAAAAACCCACCACCATTTGCTTATGAGGGGTATGGTTTTTCCCCAGAGCTGTGATGATGACTCATGAAGCCAGGATACCCTTGGATCAAAAACAGGCGTTGATGACTCTGCAGGGAGAAACTGAATAACCACCGCAGCTCTGAGGGCAATCTCCTCGCAATAAGAACCACAAGCACCACAAAGCACATGAGGTCCTACCCCTCGGTCTGCCCCTCCTTGGGAATGTGGAAGCCTTCTATCTTGGTTGTAACCTCGTTCACCCCAGCAGTTGTCTTGCCATTTGCATTGGCCGCCTCGTTGTCATCAGAATTAGCCGGGCTAAGCTGCCAGATCCGAATGGTGCCATCTTCCGAACCTGATGCATATGATTCACCACCAGGTGCAAACCGGACACAGTGGACTGGACCATGATGCCCTTTGTTACAAGCTGCATTGAAGAAACATTGTCATTTCATTTGGAAGGTAATGGAGTAAAACCATAAACAGGCATACATCCCATAGAAATACTGAAGATGGGAGAAGAGAACCACTAATGGGCAATAAACATTTCAACAGAACTAAAAAATCTAAACATGACAAAAGCTTCCTACCTTAAGAAACACAAAACATTACACAAATGCCATCAACATTGGGTCTAATATACTTGTAAACAGACCGAAAATATGGTGACTGTCAAGTGAATGTAGCCAAAACTATTTGGACAGACCAGTGATTCAGCGTGAACCTGGGACACAAAAACAGATGCACACTAGGTAGATCCAGGGTGAACCTGGGACACAAAAACAGATGCCCACTAGGTAGATCCATTTCCAGACATGTATATATGCTATGGGTTTAAGCCTTGTACAACTAGCCACCAGCAAACCAAAATTCTTATGAAAAATTCCCTCGCCCAAAAGGCTGTTTAACCCTTGACAACTCGAGTCCTCAAGGTAAGGCAAATTTGGAACATATATAATAGGAAACAAACATCTCTAGAGAACAATAGCAAAATGCGAAAATCCAGATTTTATCATTGCGGCATAAATCTTTCTTCTGAGTATAAATACCATTGGTACTCAAGGGAAGAAGTTTTGATTCCTTATAAACAAATTTTTGCTACATGATTTTACTTTGTACTATAGACTTGTGAGCTGGGACCTGGGTTTAGCTTTGAAGCTAAAACACTAGAATGTAACTGATAATGTCGCTAAATAAATACTCAACGCATCTCAACACTGAAAGCTAGAATTGCAGAACACAACTGATAAGATTCATTTGATTGAAAGCCAAACAAGACCGCtatgctaagagcatctccaaaggttttggcaaattgacttggcatttgttgctatttgcaAACTCCCAAAACAAAATGCAAAGCATAAAAGTAGGCCATCTCCAAGGGAATTGGCATAtggacttggcaaaggataaaaatagaaggtctccaggcgcgcgcgctttctttgcgcgtgactttgctcgcgcgatcgggtttgcaaagtcgtccacagcttggcatttttgccaagtttgctccctcatttgccaagttgcccaaattgcaaactccaaatgcaaaaccgttggatagctcttttggagctttttggcaaattactcaaatgcaaacctcaaatgcaaaacccttggagatgctctaatcttTCTATTTGTATATGCAAAGGTACACCAGGGGTCCTGACTGCAGGCTAAAGAACTAAAAAGGATGGAACTTACCTATTTCTTCACCAGTGAAGAAATCGAATACATGAACCCACAAATCTTCTCCTCCAGCTACAAATTTACTCCCAGACTTAGGTTCAAGTGAAGCCGACTCCACATTGCACGGCATATCATAGCTTTTAACAAGGCCGAAGCTGATGCAAAATACAAAATGTTTGTCAGAAAGGGATCAATCAACCAAAGTGGTTAACGAAAATGGTGATAAATGAAACTTACTGATTTGCATCCCAGAATTTTACACTTGAGCCATCAGCTGTAGTGATGAACCTGCCATCCTGGCTTACTTCTGCACTAGTGACAGATGCCTTGGTTTCAAGAGTTTGGACAATTTTTCCAGTTCTCACATCCCATAGTCTGCACAATACTGTAAAAATTAATGAAAAGGAACACACCTATAGTGAATATATAGGCCAACCAGCATAGATGTTTATCGTTGATTGGGGCATTTCTTTTGTGCACACACCTTACTCCACCCATGTCAGTGCAGGAACTTAATATAGTTTGGTCACTATGAAGCCAAGCAGCAGTTCGGACAGAACCAGGCGATTTGTCAAGCTCTCTTGGAGCTGCATCAGGACGATTCATATCATACACACGCAAAGTCTTTTCCATGCCTCCAGTGAGTAAAAGGTGGGTGTCCTGCAGTGTCAATTGCAATTTAAGTCAGGCCAGAAGCAACCCATGAAGAACAGGGCCAATTTTGCACAAAAGTGTGTAAAAAGGAGAAATGGAAGGACAAGACATAAAGCAGCTGCACCAAGCCCCAAACATATGTTCTCTCAATCAAACTGATTTTAGTTTGAAAATACTTGTCTATTGGCTTAAGGAAGCCAAACACAGCAAACTCCCaagtctctcttttttttaatactccctccatcccaaattgtaagtcatttcaagaatcttggagagtcaaagcattttcacgtttgacaaaaattatagagagaaatactaagatttgtaacgtaaagtaagtattatatgaaaatataattaaggaagaatctaatgatatttagttggtatcatgataattattattttatcatataaatttggtcaaacttagaaaagtttgactctccaagattcttggaatgacttacaatttgggatggagggagtaggtaGCAATATCAAAAACATGGAAATACATTTTTGTATAATAAAGTCAAAAGGTGAACAAATACTAATAATGCTAAGAAAGATGCGGCCACAGATACAAATCAGCCATATTACCAGTACATTTTTCAGATATCCAATGATTGCAGTAAGCATAACAAATTAGGGCAACAGCTGGCCAAATTGTCCACTGTGGTTAACGGCATTCAAAAAAATTATTAAAGAACTATGCACAACATTTTAGGTGGAAAGGACACTCCAGAAATGACAATCATGGTTTCCATGTATACTTCATTGAGATGAGGACAAGATAAGCATTAGCAAGCACTACCTCAGAGAAGGCACATGCCCGAACTATATGCTTGTGTTCAAATGAATGCAGCTCATCACCAGTAAGGGCATCCCATACTTTACTGGAAAAGGAACGTCAACATTAGTCACTAACAGAGAATTCAAATCAGGTATGAGCAATGAAGTGCATCTTGTAGCAGATATGTTAAAGTGTTTACAGCTGCCAATTGTTACTTTTTCATGCAAACTTCCCAGTTAGTAGTATTCGCTTTGCATGCAATTGTATATTATATTGAACTAATAAAACCTACTTGTAAGAACCAGATTTGCTAAACAGAGTTGTGTAACATCCACATTGTACCCAAAATCAACTCCCACGgtcaaaaaaataaaagtaaCCTGGAATTTTAAGGACAGACTTTAAAAAACCTGGATAGGAAAAGATGCATATACCCCTATCTAAAGCATGTTCATAGGTTTCGATTGGCAAGTTAAGATTAAATGGCAGGTTAACAGCATGGTAATCAAGGCGGTAAGGCGAGGCGAGGTACTGACTACCACCTTATGCTTAAGCGAGTAAGGCTTGCGAGGCGACACCTTAACAACTTTAAGGAAATTTAAAACAACAGCTCAGAGCAGTAAATGgtgaagaaaaaaagaaaaggaaaaagaaaaaaagaaaggagTAAGAAGCGGTCTGGCCCAGCCCACCAGCACATGTCTTCATCTCTCTCTAATCCCTCCTGTAGGCCGCCACAACTCTCTCCCAAATCCCTCACTCCATCTCTTGCTTCCCTCTCTCCTAGGCCAGGCTGATTGGGAGGCGGCCACGGCTCGCAGGCGGCTGCTCCTCACGAAACTTGACCAAAGGGGGAAGCTGTTCTTGAGGGGGAGGACATGGCCGCATGGCTCGGCTACGGGCGTGTAGGCGGCAACTTCCCTTGGGTGTGGGGGAAATGCCGCGGCGCGGGCGAACAAGCTGTGGCTTCCTATTCCTCTCCGGCTACTGGTTGGTCTCCAGCGCGCCTGCTCTGTTCCTCCCGGGCGTCCACTCCCTCTCTGTGCCTTTTTCTTCCTCGCGCTTCCCTCTTTCGATTTTTTCCTGCCAAATCTCCCGTGTTTCCCCACCGCCCAGAACAGAGGCCTCCTCGTATGGCACCCGCCACGCACAATTTGGCGTGAATCGGACACCAAAGCGAGGATTTCTGGACACCATGGTCGTAAGGCCACCATATGAATCTAAGGCAAGTCTGCTGTGGCATCCCACGTGAAGCGCCTTGGCGCTTAAGCGATGCCTTAATAACATTGGATAACAACGCCATTAAAGAGATTTGATAGCGAATTGAGGAGATTAAACAGAAGGTTACCTACAATCCTTTGTATTTGTGAATGGAGGGAGGAGGGCTATGACAATGGTGGTAGGCCATTTACCTCCTAAACCTTAAGAGTTTAATCATAGTATATAGTATGTACAGTAATCCTTTCCCAAATTCTTTAATCCCAAATGACCTTATGAGGATTTCCAGTTTGCTCATCCAAGTGTTCAACTTcaacaataaaaaaaaacttataTAGCTAATATTCTTGAATCTTGATCCTATAGGATGAAAACCAAGAATaaaatgataaataaataaatggataGAAGTTTTCCAGGTCAGTGTATCTATTCTAACCTATAATCACATGATAGTTCGGTATGAAATGATGCATGTTAAGGGCGACAACAAATAAACAATTGAACATGACTTCTGCCCTCACCAAACACATTGACAAATATGCCTTGTATAGATCTAATTGTGTTTAAAATTGCTGGCCGATCAGAGTGGAAGGATGAACTTTAGCACGTCTACATTCATGTCACGGGAAGCAAATAAAGAAAGCATTTACAGAAAGTATCCATAAAACAGGGATTATTTGATAAGTAATATGCATCCAATCCAATTGTGTAAAAGGGGATATCAAATGAACAAGAATGCTGATTGGAATTTAAAAGGATAAGAAAACCATACGCCGAGAAGTCAGCAGAAGCAGAAGCAGCCCTCAGAGCATTCCTGTCAAGGCAACAGCTCCAAACAGCACCTTTATGACCTTGAAAAGTCCCAATCCAGTCACCAGTCTCACCATTACGAAGCATTGGATTTGTGTCTGCAGAACGAAGAAATAATAAAAAGGTCATTCAATAGGTAGCAACACGAAAAGGCAGGTATGCTTCTCCTATTGCAAAGTTAACTAGGATGCAAACAATGTAAAATCATTCAATGCTTGGTAACGAAGGATATCACCTTTTATCAGGCATCTAACTAAAAATGTATAACCTTCACCATGTAAAACAGGTGTCTGACTCCTTTCAACTATCATTTGGTCCCAATCCAAGATCGGTACCAAGAGCTTGCCTAGAAACTGCTCACTCTTATCTTCTTGAATCCATAAATATCTACAGATTCTATGCTATAATAATCTTTTCATGGGCAACATTTAGTTAAAACGCTGTACCAATCACAAAATAGATAGGAAGTTCAACATTCTCATTATTTGCATTGCAGTATGGGCACACAGTTAAATCATGAAAAACTGCAAGTTACAGATTAATACACTGTTGGTATCCAATTGATGCATGGTGCTATAATGTCTAGTTGCTTACAACTAGTACAAAACAAGTTATTTATTATTGGCTTATTGTTTCATCTGAGATACCTTTCACTATATCATTCATATTTCTAACGCCCCTATGAGAATTTATTATTGCAAGGATGCTCATTATGGAGCACGAAGTGCAATTATATTATATCCTAACAAAATGGGGATGCATCTAATATCCTAAGAAAAAGAGTAGATGAGGAAATGAAGAAAAAAACCTAACAATACAACGTAACAATATTCGAATTGAATACCCACAAGATCATccttatttaaaaaaatattgtcaGGTAAAGGTTTGCATGAAATCTGTTCTCCACCTTGTATAGGGGTCGGGTATAAAATTATGTATTACCTTCTTAATGGATCCAAGTTATTCTTTGGTAATCCACAACAAAGATGTGCATGCATGTTTCTATGCAACCGTAACCATTTCTTTATCAAGCTTTTAATACAGTATTCATGGATATCCAACTGTTTCATCCCAAAAAAATTGCAATTGTAGGATTGGGCACGAAAACCAATGTGCATGTGAAATTACATAAATGCCCCTATAACCTATGCCCCACGAAACTACGCAGCAGTGTAGCATTACAGGCTTGCAGCCTCTCAGCTACAGTTTTCTCCCGGGTGCAGCAtccttattttttttgttttgtttaaaTGAGAAATGAAAAGACTCTGCTGCACTGGGTTCTGAACAAGTAGACCCCCACTAGCTGATACCCTAGACTGCTGTAAGTGTGCGTTTAATTTGGGAAAAAAATCGAACTCTACGATTGCATTATTTTTTGGATGGAAGGAGTATGATTTGATAACCACCATCTGAACAGGCATATATATTCTCTATCCAAGTTATCCAGACAACCAAGAAATACAACTTAGCAGTCCAAACTGGGAAAAACACACTCAAAAATAGGAACCCACGCAATACAAAATGGAAACTTGCTCTGCAGTTATGTCACTCCAAAATAGGAACCCATGCAGTACAAAATGGAAACTCTCTGCAGTTATGATTACATAAGAAATGGCCAGCAATGGGACTTCTATAATATATAATGTAAGGAGTAAAAATGGCAAGACATTGTATAAACTAAGAGTTTGCAATAGCTTCCTCATCCCTCTAAATGGGTCTGATATGGCAAACTTCAGAAAATTGCACCGTGCCAACTAGGCAGCCATAAAATCTTAAATGATCGGATTGGATAACTAACACAGTACACTACACATCTATGACTGAAACAACACATAACCATAAGGTCACATGTATATTGCAGTCACCACCCTTTCTCACCAGCAACACAGATTATTCAATATCAGTAACCTTCGTAGCCATAACCTGGAGGAGACTACTTTGGCAGACGAATGTTAGGTAGACATGGAAGTTTGACCTAGCAACATAAATCAAAGTACATGCATATGGATGGAGCACGAAAATCACAatgaaataaattaagaaataagTAATGGGTTTCTCTTGCTCAAGGGTCAGGGAGTGGGAGTGGGACTGGTAAAAATAATGGTTAAAATGCCTTGTGTTCTCCAGAAATCAACCACATAGCCTACTTATCCGTTAAGGTCCATCCTACCAAGTGCTAGCTATTTTCTGCCTAACCAACAAACATGCACCAGGTTAAATACTCAGCAATCAGACATTATGTGCCAGCCCAATGCTCCATAGCACTTTAAAACAAGTGCAAAAGGAAAAATACTCGGACCTTTCTAGGTTGGCAATCAGTATCGCCATTCAGACATAGatgttttttttaagaaaaggaAACTAATGGTGTTCTGTGTCTGTTGACTTGCTATCCCTTAAATGGTACATTCCTTGCTAAAAGGATGTAACTAACTGCCAAAAATACCGTTTTCTTACACAAAGTATTTACTGAAGCAGCAAAAGAACACTGTCCAACTTCTACAGTATAGCGAGTTTTGAGCCCCCATACCAAACAAACATTGAGCCCACACCAACAAACTACATAGTTGAAAGCATCGGGTTACTATCATGGCACAAATTGCACCGGCAACTAATTCTCACATCCACATAAATTTAGATTGAAATTGCAACGCTCAAACACATGCATCCTAGCCAACATCTCGTAAACACAGAGCTAACGGCAGACCATCGCATCACAATCACTCAGCCACCATGACAATCCGAACCGATCAGAAACCTACAATGAAACTATCACACGGGATGGAGTGAGGTTGGGGATTCGCTTACCCTTGCTGGCGCTGATGAGGAAGTAGCCATCGGGTGTGACGGGGCTGTAGAAGAGGTC is part of the Sorghum bicolor cultivar BTx623 chromosome 10, Sorghum_bicolor_NCBIv3, whole genome shotgun sequence genome and harbors:
- the LOC8082245 gene encoding serine-threonine kinase receptor-associated protein yields the protein MEKKKVAIPLVCHGHSRPVVDLFYSPVTPDGYFLISASKDTNPMLRNGETGDWIGTFQGHKGAVWSCCLDRNALRAASASADFSAKVWDALTGDELHSFEHKHIVRACAFSEDTHLLLTGGMEKTLRVYDMNRPDAAPRELDKSPGSVRTAAWLHSDQTILSSCTDMGGVRLWDVRTGKIVQTLETKASVTSAEVSQDGRFITTADGSSVKFWDANHFGLVKSYDMPCNVESASLEPKSGSKFVAGGEDLWVHVFDFFTGEEIACNKGHHGPVHCVRFAPGGESYASGSEDGTIRIWQLSPANSDDNEAANANGKTTAGVNEVTTKIEGFHIPKEGQTEG